One window from the genome of Amycolatopsis sp. NBC_01480 encodes:
- a CDS encoding VWA domain-containing protein: MAPVAPDRLRRWRLVLGGGDDGTGRALSEEDRGLDAVLAALYDEREENTRGGDRRGANLAASAPRVARWLGDIRRYFPGSVVQVMQRDAVDRLGLTRMLLEPELLAAVEPDVHLVGTLLSLNGVLPEETKETARTVVRTVVTQLEERLAERTRAAVRGALDRAARTQRPRAADIDWARTVHKNLKHYSPQLKTIVPERLVGFGRRQHSVQREVILAVDQSGSMAESVVYSGLFGAVLASMRALSTKFVAFDTAVADLTEYLADPVDLLFGTQLGGGTDINRALTYCQGLIERPEQTLLVLISDLYEGGVREDLLRRVGELVGSGVQVVTLLALSDSGAPFYDHENAAALAELGVPAFACTPDLFPDLMAAAIRGEDLARWSAAATAT; the protein is encoded by the coding sequence ATCGCGCCGGTCGCGCCCGATCGGTTGCGCCGTTGGCGGCTGGTGCTGGGCGGGGGCGACGACGGCACCGGCCGGGCACTGTCCGAAGAGGACAGAGGGCTCGACGCGGTGCTGGCGGCCCTCTACGACGAGCGGGAGGAAAACACCCGCGGCGGCGATCGGCGGGGGGCGAATCTGGCCGCGTCGGCGCCGCGGGTGGCGCGGTGGCTGGGCGATATCCGGCGGTATTTTCCCGGTTCGGTGGTCCAGGTGATGCAGCGTGACGCCGTCGATCGGCTGGGGCTCACGCGGATGTTGCTGGAGCCGGAGCTGCTGGCTGCCGTCGAGCCGGACGTGCATCTGGTCGGCACCTTGCTCTCACTGAACGGCGTGCTGCCCGAGGAGACGAAAGAGACCGCGCGCACCGTGGTGCGGACCGTGGTCACGCAGCTGGAGGAGCGGCTCGCCGAACGGACCCGTGCGGCCGTGCGCGGCGCGCTCGACCGGGCGGCCCGCACCCAGCGCCCACGCGCGGCCGACATCGACTGGGCGCGCACCGTGCACAAAAACCTGAAGCACTACTCCCCCCAGCTGAAGACCATCGTGCCCGAGCGGCTGGTCGGCTTCGGCCGGCGGCAGCACAGTGTGCAGCGCGAGGTGATCCTGGCCGTCGACCAGTCCGGCTCGATGGCGGAATCGGTGGTGTACTCGGGTTTGTTCGGCGCGGTGCTCGCGTCGATGCGGGCGTTGAGCACGAAGTTCGTCGCGTTCGACACCGCGGTGGCCGATCTGACCGAGTACCTCGCCGACCCGGTCGACCTGCTCTTCGGCACCCAGCTGGGCGGCGGCACGGACATCAACCGCGCGCTGACCTACTGCCAGGGCCTGATCGAACGCCCCGAGCAGACCCTGCTGGTCCTGATCAGCGACCTGTACGAGGGCGGGGTGCGCGAAGACCTGCTCCGCCGCGTCGGCGAGCTGGTCGGCTCGGGGGTCCAGGTGGTGACCCTGCTGGCCCTCTCCGACTCCGGCGCGCCGTTCTACGACCACGAGAACGCCGCCGCCCTGGCCGAGCTGGGCGTCCCGGCCTTCGCCTGCACCCCGGACCTCTTCCCCGACCTGATGGCGGCCGCCATCCGCGGGGAGGACCTGGCCCGCTGGTCGGCCGCCGCCACCGCGACGTGA
- the rpmJ gene encoding 50S ribosomal protein L36 yields MKVRTSVRSLARQPGAQVIRRHGKVFVINRDNPRNKARQG; encoded by the coding sequence ATGAAGGTTCGCACGTCGGTCCGCTCCCTGGCCCGCCAGCCGGGCGCCCAGGTGATCCGCCGCCACGGCAAGGTGTTCGTGATCAACCGGGACAACCCGCGGAACAAGGCCCGCCAGGGCTGA
- a CDS encoding TetR/AcrR family transcriptional regulator: MTSRNAAATQQRILEQARRQFAQHGYRAITVKGVADAAGVSPNLITRYFGGKEGLFLAATQVEIPVADSFDGERAELGARLAASIVRRWSGAPGEDPLLALQRASGERPEAAEALAVFLDTNSLDPLHRYLRASGLDDAEARRRAAAIDAFVLGVSTRRRVLRAELGDPDDLQAWLAATIQRLADG, from the coding sequence ATGACTTCGCGCAACGCCGCCGCCACCCAGCAACGGATCCTGGAACAGGCCCGACGCCAGTTCGCCCAGCACGGGTACCGGGCGATCACGGTCAAGGGCGTGGCCGACGCGGCAGGGGTGTCGCCGAATCTCATCACGCGCTATTTCGGCGGCAAGGAAGGTCTTTTCCTCGCGGCGACCCAGGTGGAGATCCCGGTCGCGGACTCGTTCGACGGCGAGCGGGCCGAGCTGGGCGCGCGCCTCGCGGCGAGCATCGTGCGGCGCTGGTCCGGCGCGCCGGGGGAGGACCCGCTGCTCGCGTTGCAACGCGCGTCCGGCGAACGCCCGGAGGCGGCGGAAGCGCTGGCCGTTTTCCTCGACACGAACTCGCTTGACCCGCTGCACCGCTACCTGCGCGCGAGTGGTCTGGACGACGCGGAAGCCCGCCGCCGAGCCGCCGCGATCGACGCTTTTGTGCTCGGCGTCTCGACGCGTCGCCGGGTCTTGCGGGCCGAGCTCGGCGATCCCGATGACCTTCAGGCTTGGCTGGCCGCCACCATCCAGCGCTTGGCTGATGGCTGA
- a CDS encoding epoxide hydrolase family protein, translating to MNDEMRDRLQRTRRVTTPWSDDGTRGITSAHLDALLERWANGYDWGVHSRRIAELPWVTVKAGDTELRLIHQRSADPGAPVVVLLHGWPDSVLRFERLRPLLTDAHVVVPALPGFPFAARSPRPACQPAGSPRSSRTAWPRWATRGTRCPAATSAPPSRSSSRPSTRTG from the coding sequence ATGAACGACGAGATGCGGGACCGGCTCCAGCGGACGCGGCGGGTCACGACCCCGTGGAGCGACGACGGGACGCGCGGCATCACCAGCGCCCACCTCGACGCACTGCTCGAGCGCTGGGCGAACGGCTACGACTGGGGCGTGCACTCGCGCCGTATCGCCGAACTTCCCTGGGTGACGGTGAAGGCCGGCGACACCGAGCTGCGGCTGATCCACCAGCGGTCCGCGGATCCCGGCGCCCCGGTGGTCGTGCTGCTGCACGGCTGGCCGGACTCGGTGCTGCGGTTCGAGCGTCTCCGGCCCCTGCTCACGGACGCGCACGTGGTGGTCCCGGCGCTGCCGGGCTTCCCGTTCGCGGCCCGCTCACCACGCCCGGCATGTCAGCCGGCCGGATCGCCACGGTCCTCGCGGACAGCCTGGCCGCGCTGGGCCACCCGCGGTACACGGTGTCCGGCGGCGACGTCGGCGCCACCGTCGCGGAGCTCCTCGCGGCCGAGCACCCGGACCGGGTGA
- a CDS encoding polysaccharide lyase 8 family protein, producing the protein MPVNRRTALRGGAITAAAVALAGTVRPAAAAPSAPAAADPYQAIVAGYRELQTGINRPSPERTAALKNLGRVAKSYNDTMSVTGGPLWTDLPLGPGSDYTTSMYGRLRAIAVDWGTPGGTLSGDPAVLARIKQALELIYTSQYNPQVGEIGNWYTYEIGVPYYVLHTLVTVAGELTADELARYVSPIKRFVGNPNVRANSPSVVETGANRADKALISIVSGALTGDAAWIKTGIDAITDVAGGGAASVVAKLDKAAGDGFHVDGSFIQHDTIPYPGHYGIVLLTALAGAIHVTEGTAYAVPDDLKQKVYALVGDTFAPFVYAGALMEPVRGRMLSRQGETGHDIGHQLTVSTLVLARSATGAAKDELSGLAAKWIGEGTYAPFLQIPDPERFAPGPDLVATPGIEFAQDLLAARPRPAKIVATHRIFGQQDRMVHVTEGWSGALGVGSTRISRYESINGMNQHGWYVGDGVLYTFLPNAKGHYSDAYWPTVDPLLLPGTTTKAGPTGALGATPLSTKAHVGGVRWDARHGAYAMDFVSADGTLTAKKSWFFTPSGIVCLGAGITDASGAQVRTTVENRNLGENGRGTLLADARLISTAPGKANALRKPRWLHLDGVAGYVLLEDAQVTALREDRTGTWRDVDTGANTKGTTDPYTRRYQKLVIEHGVKPAGASYAYAVLPAASVVGTVASVLAWRVRANTAGAQAIRLAEHTLLANFYSAGTVDEVTVSGPASVALGRSGGSWQLAVSDPTQLQDSVEVTVRRSTVTVPLKGTFGATQVVPLH; encoded by the coding sequence ATGCCCGTGAACCGGAGAACTGCTTTGCGCGGCGGCGCCATCACGGCCGCCGCGGTCGCGCTGGCCGGCACCGTGCGGCCCGCCGCGGCTGCACCGTCGGCCCCCGCCGCGGCCGACCCGTACCAGGCCATCGTGGCCGGCTACCGCGAGCTGCAGACCGGCATCAACCGGCCCTCGCCCGAGCGCACCGCGGCCCTGAAGAACCTGGGCCGGGTCGCGAAGTCGTACAACGACACCATGTCGGTGACCGGCGGTCCACTGTGGACCGACCTGCCGCTGGGGCCGGGCAGCGACTACACCACGTCGATGTACGGCCGGCTGCGCGCCATCGCGGTCGACTGGGGCACCCCGGGCGGCACGCTGTCCGGCGACCCGGCGGTGCTGGCGCGGATCAAGCAGGCGCTCGAGCTGATCTACACCAGCCAGTACAACCCGCAGGTCGGCGAGATCGGCAACTGGTACACCTACGAAATCGGGGTGCCGTACTACGTCCTGCACACACTGGTCACGGTCGCCGGCGAGCTGACCGCCGACGAGCTGGCCCGCTACGTCAGCCCGATCAAGCGGTTCGTGGGCAATCCGAACGTGCGCGCCAACAGCCCCTCGGTGGTCGAAACCGGCGCGAACCGGGCGGACAAGGCGCTGATCTCCATCGTGTCGGGCGCGCTGACCGGTGACGCGGCGTGGATCAAGACGGGCATCGACGCCATCACCGACGTCGCGGGCGGTGGCGCGGCGAGCGTCGTCGCGAAGCTCGACAAGGCCGCCGGCGACGGCTTCCACGTGGACGGCTCGTTCATCCAGCACGACACCATCCCGTACCCCGGGCACTACGGCATCGTGCTGCTCACCGCGCTGGCCGGCGCCATCCACGTCACCGAGGGCACCGCGTACGCGGTGCCGGACGACCTCAAGCAGAAGGTGTACGCGCTCGTCGGCGACACCTTCGCGCCGTTCGTCTACGCGGGCGCGCTGATGGAGCCGGTGCGCGGGCGCATGCTCTCGCGGCAGGGCGAGACCGGGCACGACATCGGCCACCAGCTGACGGTCTCCACGCTGGTGCTCGCGCGTTCGGCCACCGGCGCGGCGAAGGACGAGCTGTCCGGCCTCGCGGCCAAGTGGATCGGCGAGGGCACGTACGCGCCGTTCCTGCAGATCCCGGATCCCGAGCGGTTCGCGCCCGGGCCGGACCTGGTGGCGACGCCGGGCATCGAGTTCGCGCAGGACCTGCTGGCGGCGCGCCCGCGGCCGGCGAAGATCGTGGCCACGCACCGGATCTTCGGCCAGCAGGACCGGATGGTGCACGTGACCGAGGGCTGGTCCGGCGCGCTCGGCGTCGGCTCCACGCGCATCTCGCGGTACGAGTCGATCAACGGCATGAACCAGCACGGCTGGTACGTCGGCGACGGCGTGCTCTACACCTTCCTGCCGAACGCGAAGGGCCACTACTCCGACGCGTACTGGCCGACGGTCGACCCGCTGCTGCTGCCCGGCACCACCACCAAGGCCGGCCCGACCGGCGCGCTCGGCGCCACGCCGTTGAGCACCAAGGCCCACGTCGGCGGCGTCCGCTGGGACGCGCGGCACGGCGCGTACGCGATGGATTTCGTTTCCGCCGACGGGACTCTGACGGCGAAGAAGTCGTGGTTCTTCACCCCGTCCGGCATCGTCTGCCTCGGCGCCGGGATCACCGACGCCTCCGGTGCACAGGTCCGGACCACCGTCGAGAACCGCAACCTCGGCGAGAACGGCCGGGGCACCCTGCTCGCCGACGCCCGCCTGATCTCCACCGCGCCGGGCAAGGCGAACGCGCTGCGCAAGCCGCGCTGGCTGCACCTCGACGGCGTCGCCGGTTACGTGCTGCTCGAAGACGCCCAGGTCACCGCGTTGCGCGAGGACCGTACCGGCACCTGGCGCGACGTTGACACCGGCGCCAACACGAAGGGCACCACGGACCCGTACACGCGGCGGTACCAGAAGCTGGTGATCGAACACGGGGTGAAGCCGGCCGGCGCCAGTTACGCGTACGCGGTGCTGCCGGCGGCGTCGGTGGTGGGGACGGTCGCGTCGGTGCTGGCTTGGCGCGTGCGCGCGAACACCGCCGGAGCGCAGGCGATCCGGCTGGCCGAACACACCCTGCTGGCTAATTTCTACAGTGCGGGTACTGTTGATGAGGTAACTGTCTCAGGACCGGCGTCGGTGGCACTGGGGCGGAGCGGCGGAAGCTGGCAGCTCGCCGTGTCCGACCCGACGCAGCTCCAGGACAGTGTCGAAGTGACAGTGCGGCGTAGCACGGTCACGGTGCCCCTGAAGGGCACGTTCGGCGCAACCCAGGTGGTTCCGCTGCACTGA